In Pseudomonas putida, a genomic segment contains:
- a CDS encoding glyceraldehyde-3-phosphate dehydrogenase: MWKVPVTQKPDQCLGEWIDREALAEAMIPLIGQLYRNNNVVSSIYGRSLINRSVISILKAHRFARHRQTDETELSVHETFPLIKAMSELKLGAASVDLGKLANKFKLEGNGRSAEQFVRDELADVVGQQNASARKGTDVVLYGFGRIGRLLARILIEKTGGGDGLRLRAIVVRKGAENDLVKRASLLRRDSVHGPFDGTITVDEANNTITANGNLIQVIYAKSPSEVDYTQYGIENALIVDNTGVWRDADGLGQHLACPGAGRVILTAPGKGALKNIVHGINHGEISADDKIISAASCTTNAIVPVLKAVNDKFGIVNGHVETVHSFTNDQNLIDNFHKGSRRGRAAPLNMVITETGAATAAAKALPVLKGKLTGNAIRVPTPNVSMAILNLNLENATSRDEINEYLRQAAMHSELHKQIDYVSSQEVVSTDFVGSRHAGVVDAEATICNDNRVVLYVWYDNEFGYSCQVVRVMEEMAGVNPPAFPR, from the coding sequence ATGTGGAAGGTTCCCGTGACTCAGAAGCCCGACCAGTGTCTTGGTGAGTGGATCGACCGTGAAGCTCTTGCTGAAGCGATGATCCCGCTTATCGGTCAGCTCTACCGCAACAACAACGTGGTGAGCTCGATTTATGGCCGCAGCCTGATCAACCGTTCGGTTATCTCGATTCTCAAGGCTCACCGCTTTGCGCGTCATCGCCAGACCGATGAGACCGAACTGTCCGTTCACGAAACATTCCCCCTGATCAAGGCCATGAGCGAGCTGAAGCTCGGTGCCGCCTCGGTCGACCTGGGCAAGCTCGCCAACAAATTCAAGCTCGAAGGCAACGGCCGCAGCGCCGAGCAGTTCGTGCGTGACGAACTGGCCGACGTGGTTGGCCAGCAAAACGCCTCGGCCCGCAAGGGTACCGACGTCGTGCTGTACGGCTTCGGTCGCATCGGCCGCCTGTTGGCGCGCATCCTGATCGAGAAGACCGGTGGTGGCGACGGCCTGCGCCTGCGTGCCATCGTCGTGCGCAAGGGGGCCGAAAACGACCTGGTCAAGCGCGCCAGCCTGCTGCGTCGTGACTCGGTACACGGCCCGTTCGACGGCACCATCACCGTCGACGAAGCCAACAACACCATCACCGCCAACGGCAACCTGATCCAGGTCATCTACGCCAAGAGCCCAAGCGAAGTCGACTACACCCAGTACGGCATCGAAAACGCGCTGATCGTCGATAACACCGGTGTCTGGCGTGACGCCGACGGCCTGGGCCAGCACCTGGCCTGCCCAGGTGCCGGCCGCGTGATCCTCACCGCACCTGGCAAGGGTGCGCTGAAGAACATCGTGCACGGCATCAACCATGGTGAGATCAGCGCCGATGACAAGATCATCTCCGCCGCATCCTGCACCACCAACGCCATCGTGCCTGTGCTCAAGGCGGTCAATGACAAGTTCGGCATCGTCAACGGCCACGTCGAAACCGTTCACTCGTTCACCAACGACCAGAACCTGATCGACAACTTCCACAAGGGCAGCCGTCGTGGCCGCGCCGCGCCGCTGAACATGGTCATCACCGAGACCGGTGCCGCCACCGCCGCCGCCAAGGCGCTGCCGGTGCTCAAGGGCAAGTTGACCGGCAACGCCATTCGCGTGCCGACGCCGAACGTCTCGATGGCGATCCTCAACCTGAACCTGGAAAACGCCACCAGCCGCGACGAGATCAACGAGTACCTGCGCCAGGCGGCCATGCACTCGGAACTGCACAAGCAGATCGACTACGTCAGCTCCCAGGAAGTGGTCTCCACCGACTTCGTCGGTTCGCGCCACGCCGGTGTGGTCGATGCCGAGGCGACCATCTGCAACGACAACCGCGTTGTCCTGTACGTCTGGTACGACAACGAATTCGGTTACAGCTGCCAGGTGGTACGCGTGATGGAAGAGATGGCCGGTGTGAACCCGCCAGCGTTTCCACGCTGA
- a CDS encoding FAD:protein FMN transferase, with the protein MRITLLFILMLLTACNQGPTLERLGGPTMGSSYSIQYVREPGGPSPAKVQAAVETILHGIDQHYSTYRADSIVSQFNQLPANQCQAMPPDMLELVALGQHLAHQSGGAFDLTVEPLLDLWGFGPQARHEQVPDLQSLAKARQRVGYQHLRIDGQALCKDAPVELDFNSIAAGHAVDLISERLRAMGIANFLAEATGELKAVGHKPDGSPWRVALELPREDRQVARQIIALNGLAVSTSGDYRHYFEENGRRYSHTFDARLGRPVMHDLASVTVLDASALQADGYSTLLLILGPERGWDFALAHGLAAVLVTRVEGGFVSRSTPAFERAVQGE; encoded by the coding sequence TTGCGCATAACCCTCCTGTTCATCCTGATGCTCCTCACCGCCTGCAACCAGGGCCCCACCCTGGAGCGCCTCGGCGGCCCGACCATGGGCAGCAGTTACAGCATCCAGTACGTGCGCGAACCCGGTGGCCCTTCGCCGGCCAAGGTACAGGCGGCAGTCGAAACCATTCTTCACGGCATCGACCAGCACTACTCGACCTACCGCGCCGACTCCATCGTCAGCCAGTTCAACCAGCTCCCGGCCAACCAGTGCCAGGCAATGCCGCCCGACATGCTCGAACTGGTCGCCCTCGGCCAGCACCTGGCGCATCAGAGCGGCGGGGCATTCGACCTCACCGTCGAGCCGCTGCTCGACCTCTGGGGCTTCGGTCCCCAGGCGCGCCACGAGCAGGTGCCCGACCTGCAGTCCCTGGCCAAGGCCCGCCAGCGCGTTGGCTACCAGCACCTGCGTATCGACGGCCAGGCCTTGTGCAAGGACGCCCCGGTGGAGCTCGACTTCAATAGCATCGCCGCCGGCCACGCCGTCGACCTCATCAGCGAACGCCTGCGCGCCATGGGAATCGCCAACTTTCTCGCCGAAGCCACTGGCGAGCTCAAGGCGGTGGGCCACAAGCCCGACGGTAGCCCATGGCGCGTGGCCCTGGAACTGCCCCGCGAAGACCGCCAGGTGGCTCGCCAGATCATTGCCCTGAACGGCCTCGCGGTGTCGACCTCGGGTGACTATCGGCACTATTTCGAGGAGAATGGCCGGCGCTATTCGCATACCTTCGACGCACGCCTCGGGCGCCCCGTCATGCACGACCTGGCCTCGGTCACCGTGCTCGATGCCTCGGCGCTGCAGGCGGACGGCTACTCGACCCTGTTGCTGATCCTCGGTCCGGAGCGTGGCTGGGATTTCGCCCTGGCCCACGGCCTGGCGGCGGTACTGGTGACTCGGGTCGAGGGTGGCTTCGTCTCCCGATCTACGCCTGCGTTCGAACGGGCGGTGCAAGGCGAGTGA
- the sthA gene encoding Si-specific NAD(P)(+) transhydrogenase gives MAVYNYDVVVLGSGPAGEGAAMNAAKAGRKVAMVDSRRQVGGNCTHLGTIPSKALRHSVRQIMQFNTNPMFRAIGEPRWFSFPDVLKSAEKVISKQVASRTGYYARNRVDVFVGTGSFADEQTIEVVCANGVVERLNAKHIIIATGSRPYRPADIDFNHPRVYDSDTILSLSHTPRKLIVYGAGVIGCEYASIFSGLGVLVELVDNRGQLLSFLDSEISQALSYHFSNNNITVRHNEEYERVEGLDNGVILHLKSGKKIKADALLWCNGRTGNTDKLGLENIGIKVNSRGQIDVDNAYRTSVPNIYGAGDVIGWPSLASAAHDQGRSAAGSIVDNGSWRFVDDVPTGIYTIPEISSIGKNEQELTQAKVPYEVGKAFFKSMARAQIAGEPQGMLKILFHRETLEILGVHCFGYQASEIVHIGQAIMNQPGEQNNLKYFVNTTFNYPTMAEAYRVAAYDGLNRLF, from the coding sequence ATGGCTGTCTACAACTACGACGTAGTGGTGCTGGGTTCTGGCCCGGCCGGAGAAGGCGCGGCAATGAATGCCGCGAAAGCGGGACGCAAGGTGGCAATGGTCGACAGCCGCCGTCAGGTCGGCGGCAACTGCACCCACCTGGGCACCATCCCGTCCAAGGCACTGCGTCACTCGGTGCGGCAGATCATGCAGTTCAACACCAACCCGATGTTCCGGGCCATCGGTGAGCCGCGCTGGTTCTCCTTCCCCGACGTGCTCAAGAGCGCCGAGAAGGTGATTTCCAAGCAGGTGGCCTCGCGCACCGGCTACTACGCCCGCAACCGCGTCGACGTGTTCGTCGGCACGGGCAGCTTCGCCGACGAGCAGACCATCGAAGTGGTCTGCGCCAACGGTGTGGTCGAACGCCTGAACGCCAAGCACATCATCATCGCCACCGGTTCGCGCCCCTACCGCCCGGCCGACATCGACTTCAACCACCCGCGCGTCTATGACAGCGACACCATCCTCAGCCTCAGCCACACCCCACGCAAGCTGATCGTCTATGGCGCTGGCGTGATCGGTTGCGAATACGCCTCGATCTTCAGCGGCCTGGGCGTGCTGGTGGAGCTGGTCGACAACCGCGGTCAGCTGTTGAGCTTCCTGGATTCGGAAATCTCCCAGGCGCTGAGCTACCACTTCAGCAACAACAACATCACCGTGCGCCACAACGAGGAGTACGAGCGTGTCGAAGGCCTGGACAATGGTGTGATCCTGCACCTGAAGTCGGGCAAGAAGATCAAGGCCGACGCCCTGCTGTGGTGTAACGGCCGTACCGGCAACACCGACAAGCTGGGCCTGGAGAACATCGGCATCAAGGTCAACAGCCGTGGCCAGATCGACGTCGACAACGCCTACCGCACCAGCGTGCCGAACATCTACGGCGCCGGTGACGTGATCGGCTGGCCGAGCCTGGCGAGTGCCGCCCACGACCAGGGTCGCTCGGCAGCAGGCAGCATCGTCGACAACGGCAGCTGGCGCTTCGTCGATGACGTGCCGACCGGTATCTACACCATTCCGGAGATCAGCTCGATCGGCAAGAACGAGCAGGAGCTGACCCAGGCCAAGGTGCCTTACGAAGTGGGCAAGGCCTTCTTCAAGAGCATGGCCCGTGCGCAGATCGCCGGCGAGCCGCAAGGCATGCTGAAGATCCTGTTCCACCGCGAAACCCTGGAAATCCTCGGCGTGCACTGCTTCGGCTACCAGGCTTCGGAGATCGTCCACATCGGTCAGGCGATCATGAACCAGCCGGGTGAGCAGAACAATTTGAAGTACTTCGTCAACACCACCTTCAACTACCCGACCATGGCCGAGGCCTATCGGGTAGCTGCCTACGACGGCCTGAACCGGCTTTTTTGA
- a CDS encoding PilZ domain-containing protein — translation MTTLDEEDRREYYRIDDRIALEISPLSAAESLEAELLQDDSPLFNLLSELHLSDFESQHLLRQLSDKDRTLAAFLRAQNKRLDLLSAVVAQTLLGTIGEPQPVVISEGGIECAQSQAIAPGTLVKVKMVLMPRAHGLLLRARVIHCDARADGRFEVGAQFTEMTDAQRQLLARYILQRQQQQRRQQLENDDPAS, via the coding sequence ATGACGACATTAGACGAAGAAGATCGCCGCGAATACTACCGCATCGACGATAGGATCGCACTGGAAATCAGCCCCTTGAGCGCGGCCGAATCCCTCGAAGCAGAACTGTTGCAGGATGATTCACCACTGTTCAACCTGCTCAGTGAACTGCACCTCAGCGATTTCGAGTCACAACACCTGCTGCGCCAGTTGAGCGACAAGGACCGCACCCTCGCGGCGTTCTTGCGCGCGCAGAACAAACGCCTCGACCTGCTAAGCGCAGTGGTTGCGCAGACCCTGCTCGGCACGATCGGCGAGCCGCAGCCGGTGGTGATTTCCGAAGGCGGCATCGAATGCGCCCAGTCCCAGGCCATCGCTCCCGGCACGCTGGTGAAGGTGAAAATGGTATTGATGCCCCGCGCCCATGGCCTGTTGCTGCGTGCCCGCGTCATTCACTGCGACGCGCGCGCCGATGGCCGTTTCGAGGTCGGCGCCCAGTTCACCGAGATGACCGACGCCCAGCGCCAGTTGCTGGCGCGCTATATCCTGCAGCGCCAGCAACAGCAAAGGCGCCAGCAGCTGGAAAATGACGACCCCGCGTCCTGA
- a CDS encoding lipoprotein-releasing ABC transporter permease subunit has product MFRPLFAFIGTRYTRAKRRNHFVSFISLTSMIGLALGVVVMIVVLSVMNGFDHEMRTRVLGMIPHATLESGQPINDWPALAQQVKQNPHVLAVAPYTQMQGLLTHDGKVQKVLLNGIDPARERDVSIIDNFTLQGGLDKLAPGEWGIMIGDKAAAKLGVAIGDKLTFVAPEVSVTPAGMFPRMKRFTVVGTFHVGAGEIDGYLGLTNITDLSRLHRWKADQVQGLRLKFDDLFQAPRVAWDIAQRLGDQEYYSRDWTRTHGNLYQAIRMEKAMIGLLLLLIVAVAAFNIISTLVMVVNDKRGDIAILRTLGATPGQIMLIFMVQGTVIGVIGTLIGAVVGILAALNVSAAIAGIEKLIGHKFLNADVYFIDYLPSQIQAQDVYMVCGAALVLSFLATLYPAWRAARTQPAEALRYE; this is encoded by the coding sequence ATGTTCAGACCTCTTTTCGCATTCATCGGTACGCGTTACACCCGTGCCAAGCGTCGCAATCACTTCGTCTCGTTCATTTCCCTGACCTCGATGATCGGCCTCGCCCTGGGCGTGGTGGTGATGATCGTGGTGTTGTCGGTGATGAATGGCTTCGACCACGAGATGCGTACCCGCGTGCTTGGCATGATCCCTCACGCCACGTTGGAGAGCGGTCAGCCGATCAACGACTGGCCGGCCCTCGCCCAACAAGTAAAGCAGAATCCGCACGTGCTGGCGGTGGCGCCCTATACCCAGATGCAGGGCCTGCTGACCCATGACGGCAAGGTGCAGAAGGTCTTGCTCAACGGCATCGACCCGGCGCGCGAGCGCGACGTCTCGATCATCGACAACTTCACCCTGCAGGGCGGCCTGGACAAGCTGGCGCCAGGTGAGTGGGGCATCATGATCGGCGACAAGGCCGCGGCCAAGTTGGGCGTCGCCATCGGCGACAAGCTGACCTTCGTCGCCCCGGAGGTCAGCGTCACGCCAGCGGGCATGTTCCCGCGCATGAAGCGCTTCACCGTGGTCGGCACGTTCCATGTGGGAGCCGGCGAAATCGACGGCTACCTGGGGCTGACCAACATTACCGACCTGTCGCGCCTGCACCGCTGGAAAGCCGACCAGGTCCAGGGCCTGCGCCTGAAGTTCGACGACCTGTTCCAGGCGCCGCGAGTCGCCTGGGACATCGCCCAGCGCCTGGGTGACCAGGAGTACTACAGCCGCGACTGGACCCGTACCCACGGCAACCTGTACCAGGCGATCCGCATGGAAAAGGCCATGATCGGCCTGTTGCTGCTGCTGATCGTCGCGGTGGCGGCGTTCAACATCATTTCCACCCTGGTGATGGTCGTAAACGACAAGCGCGGCGACATCGCCATCCTGCGCACGCTGGGTGCCACCCCGGGTCAGATCATGCTGATCTTCATGGTCCAGGGTACCGTGATCGGGGTGATCGGCACATTGATCGGCGCCGTGGTCGGCATTCTCGCCGCGCTCAACGTGAGCGCTGCCATTGCCGGCATCGAGAAGCTGATCGGGCACAAGTTCCTCAACGCCGACGTGTATTTCATCGATTACCTGCCGTCGCAGATCCAGGCCCAGGACGTCTACATGGTCTGCGGTGCGGCGCTGGTCCTGAGTTTCCTCGCCACCCTGTACCCGGCCTGGCGTGCGGCCCGCACCCAGCCTGCAGAGGCGCTACGTTATGAGTGA
- the lolD gene encoding lipoprotein-releasing ABC transporter ATP-binding protein LolD — MSDKAVLSCRNLGKSYDEGPESVQVLSGLNLELLPGERVAIVGTSGSGKSTLLNLLGGLDRPTQGSVWLAGEELSALGERARGLLRNRELGFVYQFHHLLPEFTAIENVCMPLLIGRTPIPEARERAEALLKRVGLGHRLNHKPAELSGGERQRVAIARALVNRPGLVMLDEPTGNLDHHTAQGIQELMQELSSASRTAFLVVTHDLNLARQMDRVLKLDDGHLVAI; from the coding sequence ATGAGTGATAAAGCCGTTCTGAGTTGCCGCAACCTGGGCAAGTCCTACGACGAGGGCCCGGAATCGGTGCAGGTGCTGTCGGGCCTCAACCTTGAATTGCTCCCCGGCGAGCGGGTGGCCATCGTCGGGACTTCGGGTTCGGGCAAGAGTACCTTGCTCAACCTGCTTGGCGGCCTCGACCGGCCGACCCAGGGCAGTGTCTGGCTGGCAGGCGAAGAACTGTCGGCACTGGGCGAGCGCGCCCGTGGCCTGCTGCGCAATCGTGAACTGGGCTTCGTCTATCAGTTCCATCACTTGTTGCCAGAGTTCACCGCCATCGAGAACGTGTGCATGCCGCTGCTGATCGGCCGCACGCCGATTCCCGAGGCCCGCGAGCGTGCCGAAGCGCTGCTCAAGCGCGTGGGGCTGGGCCATCGCCTGAACCACAAGCCGGCCGAGCTCTCCGGTGGCGAGCGTCAGCGTGTGGCCATCGCCCGCGCCCTGGTCAACCGCCCTGGGCTGGTGATGCTCGACGAGCCGACCGGCAACCTCGACCACCATACCGCCCAAGGCATCCAGGAATTGATGCAGGAGCTGTCCAGTGCCTCGCGCACGGCGTTCCTGGTGGTGACCCACGACCTCAACCTGGCGCGCCAGATGGACCGGGTGTTGAAGCTCGACGACGGTCACCTGGTCGCGATCTGA
- a CDS encoding lipoprotein-releasing ABC transporter permease subunit produces the protein MFRPLPIFIGARYTRAKRRNHFISFISMTSMIGLSLGVLAMIVVLSVMNGFQREMSSRILGLVPHASILGEQPLADWRQVADAALKNPAVMAAAPITEMEGMLSYKGAMQPIQVSGIDPAEEDQVSIVGQHIVQGRLEALVPGEYGVVIGELTARRFRLNTGDKLTLIVPEISKAPGGITPRMQRLTVVGIFKVGAELDGSQAYIHVADAGEMQRWAPGQVQGVRLKLHDLYAAPQVSKAIAASLGDGYRADDWSHTQGSLFSAMKMEKTMIGLLLLMIIAVAAFNIIATLVMVVNDKGPDIAILRTLGATPAQIMGTFMVQGSLIGIVGTLIGGVLGVIAALNVSQIVGWLERVSGQHIFTSDVYFISSLPSELQGSDVLMICVAGLVMSFLATIYPAYRASQVQPAIGLAV, from the coding sequence ATGTTCAGACCCTTGCCCATCTTCATCGGCGCACGCTACACCCGGGCCAAGCGCCGCAACCACTTCATCTCGTTCATCTCGATGACCTCGATGATCGGCCTGTCGCTGGGCGTGCTGGCGATGATCGTGGTGCTGTCGGTGATGAACGGCTTCCAGCGCGAGATGAGTTCGCGCATCCTCGGCCTGGTGCCGCACGCCAGCATCCTCGGTGAGCAGCCGCTGGCCGACTGGCGCCAGGTGGCCGATGCCGCGCTGAAGAACCCGGCGGTGATGGCGGCGGCGCCGATCACCGAGATGGAGGGCATGCTCTCGTACAAGGGGGCGATGCAGCCGATCCAGGTCAGTGGTATCGACCCAGCCGAGGAAGACCAGGTCTCCATCGTTGGCCAGCACATCGTCCAAGGGCGCCTGGAGGCGTTGGTCCCGGGTGAGTACGGGGTGGTGATCGGCGAGCTGACGGCGCGGCGCTTTCGCCTGAACACGGGCGACAAGCTGACCTTGATCGTGCCGGAAATCAGCAAGGCGCCAGGCGGCATCACGCCTCGCATGCAGCGCCTGACCGTGGTCGGTATCTTCAAGGTGGGCGCCGAGCTCGATGGCTCCCAGGCCTACATCCACGTCGCCGATGCCGGTGAGATGCAGCGCTGGGCGCCAGGCCAGGTCCAGGGCGTGCGCCTGAAGCTGCATGACCTGTATGCCGCGCCGCAGGTGTCCAAGGCGATTGCCGCGAGCCTCGGTGATGGCTACCGCGCCGATGACTGGTCGCACACCCAGGGCAGCCTGTTCAGCGCCATGAAGATGGAAAAGACCATGATCGGCCTGCTGCTGCTGATGATCATCGCGGTGGCGGCGTTCAACATCATCGCCACCCTGGTGATGGTGGTGAACGACAAGGGGCCGGACATTGCCATCCTGCGTACGTTGGGCGCGACGCCGGCGCAGATCATGGGCACGTTCATGGTCCAGGGCAGCCTGATCGGCATCGTCGGAACCTTGATCGGCGGTGTGCTCGGGGTGATCGCCGCGCTCAATGTCAGCCAGATCGTCGGTTGGCTGGAGCGGGTGAGTGGGCAGCATATCTTTACGTCGGACGTGTATTTCATCAGTAGCCTGCCTTCGGAGCTGCAGGGTAGCGATGTGCTGATGATCTGCGTGGCCGGCCTGGTGATGAGCTTCCTGGCGACCATCTACCCGGCGTACCGGGCCTCGCAGGTGCAGCCGGCGATCGGCCTGGCGGTCTGA
- a CDS encoding heavy metal sensor histidine kinase, translating into MPKLSLGSRLALLFAACTAAVSLGAGLLFSHASAQHFIELDQQLLASRLSLLRSQLVGLQHPADLPTRLPALRNELDHQADLGLRISASDGTTWFDSRPALPPSPSTTGLATSHADGVDYRSLAEPLSADTAQSPRLTLFLDITHHQHFLQGMQRLIWLTVGLSALATALLGAWAARRGLRPLRQMGQVAASVSARSLTTRLPEAQMPEELAELANTVNAMLQRLDDAFQRLSAFSADIAHELRTPLSNLLTHTQVTLTRPRSLEDYREALHGNLEELQWMAQMVNDMLFLAKADHGLLEPGQSTLALHEEVDALLEYYAPLAEDGEVQLLREGEATLRGDRHMLRRALSNLLDNALRHTPPGGQIRVSVAPGAQVCVANNGAGIDADAIPRLFDRFYRADPARRASGSEHAGLGLAITRSIVQAHGGSIRAECEDGWTRFVIELPERH; encoded by the coding sequence ATGCCCAAGCTCTCCCTCGGCAGCCGCCTGGCACTGCTGTTCGCCGCCTGCACTGCCGCTGTTTCGCTGGGTGCAGGGCTGCTGTTCAGCCACGCCAGCGCCCAGCACTTCATCGAACTTGACCAACAACTGCTGGCGTCGCGCCTGTCGTTGCTGCGCAGCCAGCTCGTCGGCCTGCAACATCCAGCCGACCTGCCCACGCGCCTGCCGGCACTGCGCAACGAGCTTGACCACCAGGCAGACCTCGGGCTGCGCATCAGCGCCAGCGATGGCACGACCTGGTTCGACAGCCGCCCGGCCCTCCCGCCATCGCCCTCCACAACCGGCCTTGCAACCTCGCATGCCGACGGCGTCGACTATCGCAGCCTGGCCGAGCCACTGAGCGCCGACACCGCGCAATCGCCGCGTCTGACCCTGTTTCTCGACATCACCCACCACCAACACTTCCTCCAAGGCATGCAGCGCCTGATCTGGCTCACCGTCGGCCTGTCGGCACTGGCCACCGCGCTGCTCGGCGCCTGGGCGGCGCGCCGCGGATTAAGGCCGCTGCGGCAGATGGGCCAGGTGGCGGCCAGTGTCTCGGCCCGCTCGCTCACTACGCGCTTGCCCGAGGCCCAGATGCCTGAGGAGCTGGCCGAGCTGGCCAACACCGTCAATGCCATGCTCCAGCGCCTGGACGATGCCTTTCAGCGGCTCTCGGCGTTTTCCGCCGACATCGCCCACGAACTGCGTACCCCCCTGTCGAACCTGCTGACCCACACCCAGGTCACCCTCACCCGCCCACGCAGCCTTGAGGACTACCGCGAAGCGCTGCATGGCAACCTCGAGGAGCTGCAATGGATGGCGCAGATGGTCAATGACATGCTGTTCCTGGCCAAAGCGGACCACGGCCTGCTGGAGCCTGGGCAGTCGACGCTGGCCCTGCACGAGGAAGTGGATGCGCTACTGGAGTACTACGCGCCGCTGGCCGAAGACGGCGAAGTGCAGTTGCTGCGCGAGGGCGAGGCGACGCTCCGGGGTGACCGGCATATGTTGCGCCGGGCGCTATCCAACCTGCTCGACAATGCGCTGCGCCACACCCCGCCGGGAGGGCAGATTCGCGTGAGCGTGGCGCCAGGCGCTCAGGTCTGCGTAGCCAACAACGGTGCCGGGATCGATGCCGACGCGATACCGCGCCTGTTCGACCGCTTCTACCGGGCAGACCCTGCACGCCGGGCGAGCGGTAGCGAACATGCCGGGTTGGGATTGGCGATCACCCGCTCGATCGTGCAGGCCCATGGCGGGAGTATCCGGGCCGAATGCGAGGACGGCTGGACGCGGTTCGTGATCGAGTTGCCGGAGCGGCACTGA
- a CDS encoding heavy metal response regulator transcription factor, with protein sequence MKLLIVEDQARTGQYLCQGLSEAGFATELAADGDTGQHLALNGDHDLLILDVMLPGRNGWQILQAVRQAGLDTPVLFLTARDAVEDRVHGLELGADDYLIKPFAFSELLARVRTLLRRGTGTSQETILTLADLRLDLIRRRAERAGQRIDLTAKEFALLELLLRRQGEVLPKSLIASQVWDMNFDSDTNVIEVAVRRLRLKIDDPHPNKLIHTVRGMGYVLEERHD encoded by the coding sequence ATGAAACTGCTGATCGTCGAAGACCAGGCTCGCACTGGCCAATACCTGTGCCAAGGCCTCAGCGAGGCCGGTTTTGCCACCGAACTCGCCGCCGATGGCGACACCGGCCAGCACCTGGCACTCAATGGCGACCATGACCTGCTGATCCTCGACGTGATGCTGCCTGGACGCAACGGCTGGCAGATTCTCCAAGCCGTGCGCCAGGCCGGCCTGGACACCCCGGTGCTGTTCCTCACCGCTCGCGACGCCGTGGAAGACCGCGTGCACGGTCTGGAGCTGGGTGCCGACGACTACCTGATCAAACCCTTCGCCTTTTCCGAGCTGCTGGCCAGGGTGCGCACGCTGCTGCGCCGAGGCACTGGCACCAGCCAGGAAACCATCCTGACGCTGGCCGACCTGCGCCTGGACCTGATCCGCCGCCGCGCCGAACGCGCCGGGCAGCGCATCGACCTGACCGCCAAGGAGTTCGCCCTGCTCGAACTGCTGCTTCGCCGCCAGGGCGAGGTGTTGCCCAAGTCGCTGATCGCCTCGCAGGTGTGGGACATGAACTTCGACAGCGACACCAACGTGATCGAAGTCGCCGTACGTCGTCTGCGGCTGAAGATCGACGATCCGCACCCGAACAAGCTGATCCACACCGTGCGCGGCATGGGTTACGTGCTCGAGGAGCGCCACGACTGA
- a CDS encoding cupredoxin domain-containing protein, translated as MKHLFVAATLAFASLPTWAGEAASFAFGEPAPASKATRTVEVHMKDIAFEPRALEVKAGETVRFVLINEGKLPHEFNLGDKAMHAEHQKQMIAMQGKLFSGQMNHEGMDHGQREHGAHGHDTGNTVLVQPGQRAELTWTFRKSAPIEFACNVPGHYQAGMVGPLTIE; from the coding sequence ATGAAACATCTGTTCGTCGCCGCCACCCTGGCTTTCGCCAGCCTGCCTACCTGGGCCGGTGAGGCGGCATCGTTCGCCTTCGGCGAGCCTGCCCCGGCCAGCAAGGCCACCCGTACCGTAGAAGTGCACATGAAGGACATCGCCTTCGAACCACGCGCCCTGGAGGTCAAGGCCGGCGAAACCGTGCGCTTCGTGCTCATCAACGAGGGCAAGCTGCCCCATGAATTCAACCTCGGCGACAAGGCCATGCATGCCGAGCATCAGAAGCAGATGATCGCCATGCAGGGCAAGCTGTTCAGTGGCCAGATGAACCACGAAGGCATGGACCATGGCCAGAGGGAGCATGGCGCCCATGGCCACGATACGGGCAATACGGTGCTGGTTCAGCCCGGCCAGCGTGCAGAACTGACCTGGACCTTCCGCAAGTCGGCGCCCATCGAGTTCGCCTGCAACGTACCCGGGCATTACCAGGCCGGTATGGTCGGGCCACTGACCATCGAGTGA